Proteins encoded by one window of Chryseobacterium sp. POL2:
- a CDS encoding thrombospondin type 3 repeat-containing protein, which produces MKKYLSAFLVLFSVVVIFSQDASKLYLSSGSTGRVYEVNTTNGAVTAITTPSYFNANNGTAVSSLALGYDTVTPNPLVFMHANTASVSTLYKNGQNTGTGLNLLGALGGLTTNNVPGNYYGFVYGMDGKRMYRAYPTSADLGAITGDTTWTNGTTFATDVFFDYQNNFYCIITNGSERYLYKINLATPTVATQVSKISGPVGTVNATANASNATSIGNARGAAYLNGFIYLVSGTETNTNINFYKVNINDGVSSHIATTTVAGSTIGGGNLDLASVPYYVPFNFNCAGATLQGGSFIQGTSSTKTMRIPIINVITPGTYNINVSGADFTTSVATLVVAASSTYIDVPINYTGSGNIGTRNVTFSLNGSSTSCVIPVTIAGKDSDGDGVPDWQDLDSDNDGILDNVECPPTELVTNGTFTGNANGWTLGTGWTYISNYINNQNNGSNNYALTQTLNNLDKVKGSVVALNLNLGAQDGTQAAGSTASLNIKLNGVIYATLNNSTLRDNSNITITMANGATSNFVTYGTNGVNGFNWQNFIIYIPYTGPATATLSFEMTSANDDWALDDISIKAMICDTDGDGIPNYLDLDSDDDGCVDAIEGGANFTNADLHTATGIIASQTPNQNLGNTVDANGVPIIAGAAGQGVGNAQNTMLNDCIAFVCPPDPYAAQQTWWLPSGTNKVRIDFQTGSAVLNNPASGFLGQGTFNGFEGNTTVTHPVTGELLFVTDGNVVYKGATGAQATGPAVGGTNTSEEAAAVIPDPQGVLGRDFIIFGNSAANSPGGLLSAKYNLDTNVISGVTSVLPFNTIYESLEVIPHTNGTDYWILVNTVDQKVKSYLYSKASGFNSTAVSSTDVSNLAGASSSAIAVNSFISWDPRIAGKLLIARHNKVGLANFNPSTGALGTWVVKVTVNSAVNTVDQNSTTGYSAAISPNGRYIL; this is translated from the coding sequence ATGAAAAAATATTTATCAGCTTTTCTTGTGCTGTTTTCCGTGGTAGTAATTTTCTCGCAAGATGCGAGTAAATTGTATCTTTCGTCTGGAAGTACGGGCCGTGTGTACGAGGTTAATACCACTAATGGTGCTGTAACAGCGATAACAACACCATCTTATTTTAATGCTAATAATGGAACAGCGGTAAGTAGCTTAGCTTTAGGTTATGACACGGTAACTCCTAATCCTTTGGTTTTTATGCATGCTAATACAGCATCTGTAAGTACTTTATATAAAAATGGCCAGAACACAGGTACAGGTCTTAATTTACTTGGAGCATTAGGAGGTTTAACAACTAATAATGTACCAGGGAATTATTATGGTTTTGTATATGGTATGGATGGAAAACGAATGTATAGAGCATACCCTACCAGTGCAGACCTTGGTGCCATTACTGGGGATACTACTTGGACTAATGGGACAACTTTTGCGACCGATGTCTTCTTTGATTATCAAAATAATTTTTATTGTATCATTACAAATGGTAGTGAAAGATATTTATACAAAATAAATTTAGCTACACCCACAGTAGCAACTCAAGTTTCAAAAATTTCGGGTCCCGTAGGTACTGTCAATGCTACAGCCAATGCAAGTAACGCTACTAGTATTGGAAATGCAAGAGGTGCTGCCTATTTAAATGGATTTATATATTTGGTTTCAGGTACTGAGACAAATACTAATATTAATTTTTATAAAGTCAATATTAATGATGGTGTATCTTCACATATTGCAACAACAACAGTGGCAGGATCAACTATAGGTGGTGGTAATCTTGATCTTGCATCGGTCCCGTATTATGTTCCTTTTAATTTTAATTGTGCAGGAGCAACCTTACAAGGAGGGAGTTTTATCCAAGGGACATCTTCTACAAAAACGATGAGAATACCTATTATTAATGTTATTACACCAGGTACTTATAATATTAATGTATCTGGAGCAGATTTTACAACATCTGTAGCTACTTTAGTTGTGGCGGCTAGTTCTACATATATTGATGTGCCAATTAACTATACTGGTTCAGGAAACATTGGTACTAGAAATGTTACATTTTCACTAAACGGTTCTTCAACATCTTGTGTTATTCCTGTTACAATTGCCGGAAAAGATTCAGATGGAGATGGCGTGCCAGATTGGCAAGACCTAGACTCGGACAACGATGGTATTTTGGATAATGTAGAATGCCCGCCAACGGAATTGGTAACCAACGGGACATTTACCGGAAATGCTAATGGATGGACTTTAGGGACAGGATGGACCTATATAAGCAACTATATAAATAATCAAAACAATGGTAGTAATAATTATGCCTTAACACAAACTTTGAACAATCTGGACAAAGTAAAAGGCAGCGTTGTTGCTCTAAATCTTAACCTAGGAGCACAAGACGGAACTCAAGCAGCTGGGAGTACAGCTTCGCTAAATATAAAACTAAATGGTGTTATTTATGCCACACTAAACAATAGTACACTTCGAGATAATTCTAATATTACTATTACAATGGCAAATGGTGCTACAAGTAATTTTGTGACTTATGGTACTAATGGAGTAAACGGTTTTAATTGGCAAAATTTCATTATTTATATACCATACACAGGACCTGCTACAGCAACGCTTTCTTTTGAAATGACCTCTGCCAATGATGATTGGGCATTGGATGATATATCAATTAAAGCTATGATCTGTGATACTGACGGAGATGGGATTCCTAACTATTTAGATTTAGATTCTGATGATGATGGTTGCGTTGATGCAATAGAAGGTGGCGCTAACTTTACCAATGCTGATCTACATACAGCCACAGGAATAATTGCCAGCCAAACACCTAACCAAAACTTAGGAAATACAGTGGATGCTAATGGTGTTCCGATAATTGCTGGGGCTGCAGGACAAGGAGTTGGTAATGCGCAGAATACTATGCTTAATGATTGTATTGCTTTTGTTTGTCCGCCAGACCCTTATGCAGCCCAACAGACTTGGTGGTTGCCTTCTGGTACTAATAAAGTAAGAATAGACTTTCAAACAGGGTCAGCGGTTCTCAATAATCCAGCATCTGGCTTTTTAGGACAGGGGACTTTTAATGGATTTGAGGGTAATACAACCGTAACGCACCCTGTAACTGGAGAATTACTTTTTGTTACAGATGGTAATGTGGTTTACAAAGGCGCAACTGGAGCACAAGCGACTGGGCCAGCAGTGGGAGGTACTAATACTAGTGAAGAAGCTGCTGCTGTAATCCCTGATCCACAAGGAGTGTTGGGAAGAGATTTTATTATTTTTGGTAATAGCGCGGCAAATTCACCTGGAGGATTACTGAGTGCTAAATACAATCTTGATACGAACGTTATTTCTGGAGTTACTAGTGTTTTGCCTTTCAATACAATTTATGAATCATTAGAAGTAATTCCTCATACTAATGGTACAGATTATTGGATTTTGGTAAACACAGTTGACCAGAAAGTAAAATCATACCTTTATTCCAAAGCAAGTGGTTTTAATTCTACTGCTGTCTCATCGACCGATGTTAGCAACCTTGCAGGAGCAAGTTCATCTGCAATTGCTGTAAATTCATTTATATCTTGGGACCCAAGAATAGCAGGGAAGTTATTGATTGCACGACATAATAAAGTGGGGTTGGCTAATTTTAATCCATCCACAGGTGCATTAGGTACTTGGGTGGTAAAAGTTACTGTTAACTCGGCAGTTAATACTGTAGATCAAAATTCCACAACTGGTTATAGCGCTGCTATATCGCCAAATGGTAGGTATATATTATAA